The genomic DNA TCGCCGCAATCGCATTCCATGCGTTCAACGGTCTGCGCGTCATTCTCGTCGATTTCTCGAAGAGTGGCCCGAAAAATCAGAAGAAGCTGTTCTGGGGAGTCATGGTTGTGTGGCTCATCATCATGATCGCCTTCATTCCCCGCCAGCTGATGCACACCTTCGGAGGCTGACATGAGCACAACATCCATTCCGGCTCCGCGGACCGGCTACTCCCGGCACAAGTCGACGCGTTCGAAGTTCGAGATGTTCGCATGGCTGTTCATGCGCATCTCCGGCGTCGTGCTCGTCATCCTCATCTTCGGCCACCTGTTCGTGAACCTGTGGGCCGGCGACGGCGTCCAGGCCATCGACTTCGGCTTCGTCGCAGGCAAGTGGGCCAGCCCGTTCTGGCAGATCTGGGATCTGCTCATGCTGTGGCTGGCGATGCTGCACGGCACCAACGGTCTGCGCACCATCATCATGGACTACTCCGAGAAGCCCGGCACACGCATGTCCCTGCAGGTGATCCTCTACATCGCCTCGGCCATCGTCATCGTGCTCGGCACGCTCGTCATCTTCACGTTCGATCCCTGCCCGGCCGGAGCGGACCCCTCGGTCCTGGCTGAGTTCTGCAAGGCCTAAAGGAGAAACATGCAGGTACATCATTACGACGTCGTCATCGTCGGTGCCGGCGGCGCCGGCATGCGTGCGGCGATCGAGTCGGGCCAGCGTGCCCGCACCGCCGTTCTCACCAAGCTCTACCCCACCCGTTCGCACACCGGTGCCGCCCAGGGCGGAATGTGCGCCGCACTG from Brevibacterium sp. JSBI002 includes the following:
- a CDS encoding succinate dehydrogenase hydrophobic membrane anchor subunit, yielding MSTTSIPAPRTGYSRHKSTRSKFEMFAWLFMRISGVVLVILIFGHLFVNLWAGDGVQAIDFGFVAGKWASPFWQIWDLLMLWLAMLHGTNGLRTIIMDYSEKPGTRMSLQVILYIASAIVIVLGTLVIFTFDPCPAGADPSVLAEFCKA